A stretch of Mustela nigripes isolate SB6536 chromosome 6, MUSNIG.SB6536, whole genome shotgun sequence DNA encodes these proteins:
- the AAAS gene encoding aladin isoform X3, producing the protein MGLFGVLNEIANSEEEVFEWVKTASSWALALCRWASSLHGSLFPHLSLRSEDLIAEFAQVTNWSSCCLRVFAWHPHTNKFAVALLDDSIRVYNASSTTVPSLKHRLQRNVAALAWKPLSASVLAVACQTCILIWTLDPTSLSTRPSSGCAQVLSHPGHTPVTSLAWAPSGGRLLSASPVDAAILVWDVSTETCVPLPWFRGGGVTNLLWSPDGSKVLATTPSAVFRVWEAQMWTCERWPTLSGRCQTGCWSPDGNRLLFTVLGEPLIYSLSFPERCGEGKGHVGGAKSATIVADLSETTVQTPDGEERLGGEAHSMVWDPSGERLAVLMKGNPRVQDGKPVILLFRTRNSPVFELLPCGIIQGEPGAQAQLITFHPSFNKGALLSVCWSTGRIAHIPLYFVNAQFPRFSPVLGRTQEPPAGGGGSTHDLPLFTETSPTSAPWDPLSGPPPAQSHSPHSHF; encoded by the exons ATGGGCCTTTTTGGGGTGCTGAATGAAATTGCGAACTCAGAGGAGGAAG TGTTTGAGTGGGTGAAGACAGCGTCCAGCTGGGCCCTGGCACTCTGTCGATGGGCCTCCTCCCTCCACGGGTCCCTGTTCCCCCATCTGTCG CTTAGGAGTGAAGATCTGATTGCTGAATTTGCCCAAGTCACAAACTG GTCCAGCTGCTGCTTGCGGGTCTTTGCCTGGCATCCTCACACCAACAAGTTCGCAGTGGCCCTGCTAGATGACTCGATCCGTGTGTATAATGCCAGCAG CACTACAGTCCCGTCCCTGAAGCACCGGCTGCAGCGAAACGTGGCAGCCCTGGCCTGGAAGCCCCTTAGTGCCTCTGTCCTGGCTGTGGCCTGCCAGACCTGCATTCTCATCTGGACCCTGGACCCCACCTCTCTGTCTACCCG ACCTTCCTCGGGTTGTGCCCAAGTGCTGTCTCACCCTGGGCACACACCTGTCACCAGCTTGGCCTGGGCGCCCAGTGGGGGACGGCTGCTCTCAGCATCACCCGTGGATGCTGCTATTCTG GTATGGGATGTCTCTACAGAGACCTGTGTTCCCCTTCCCTGGTTTCGGGGAGGTGGGGTTACCAATCTGCTCTGGTCTCCAGATGGCAGCAAAGTCCTGGCTACCACTCCTTCAGCTGTCTTTcg GGTCTGGGAGGCCCAGATGTGGACTTGCGAGAGGTGGCCTACTCTATCGGGGCGGTGTCAG ACTGGCTGCTGGAGCCCAGATGGAAACCGGCTGCTGTTCACTGTATTGGGGGAACCACTCATTTATTCCTTATCATTCCCAGAACGTTGCG gggagggaaaggggcacGTTGGAGGTGCCAAGTCAGCCACCATTGTGGCTGATCTGTCTGAGACAACAGTACAGACACCAGATGGAGAGGAAAG ACTTGGGGGAGAGGCTCACTCCATGGTCTGGGACCCCAGTGGGGAGCGTCTAGCTGTGCTCATGAAAG GAAATCCACGGGTCCAGGATGGTAAACCAGTCATCCTCCTTTTTCGCACTCGAAACAGCCCCGTGTTTGAGCTGCTTCCTTG TGGCATTATCCAGGGGGAGCCAGGGGCCCAGGCACAGCTCATcactttccatccttccttcaaCAAAggggctctgctcagtgtg tGCTGGTCCACTGGCCGAATTGCCCACATCCCTCTGTACTTTGTTAATGCCCAGTTTCCACGTTTTAGCCCGGTGCTTGGCCgaacccaggagcccccagctgGGGGTGGAGGCTCTACTCATGATTTGCCCCTCTTTACTGAGACATCCCCAACCTCTGCCCCGTGGGACCCTCTCTCAGGGCCACCGCCTGCCCAGTCCCACTCTCCTCACTCCCACTTCTAA
- the AAAS gene encoding aladin isoform X1 — protein sequence MCSLGLFPPPPPRGQVTLYEHNNELATGNSYESPPPDFRGQWINLPVLNLTKDPLKTPGRLDHGTRTAFIHHREQVWKRCINIWRDMGLFGVLNEIANSEEEVFEWVKTASSWALALCRWASSLHGSLFPHLSLRSEDLIAEFAQVTNWSSCCLRVFAWHPHTNKFAVALLDDSIRVYNASSTTVPSLKHRLQRNVAALAWKPLSASVLAVACQTCILIWTLDPTSLSTRPSSGCAQVLSHPGHTPVTSLAWAPSGGRLLSASPVDAAILVWDVSTETCVPLPWFRGGGVTNLLWSPDGSKVLATTPSAVFRVWEAQMWTCERWPTLSGRCQTGCWSPDGNRLLFTVLGEPLIYSLSFPERCGEGKGHVGGAKSATIVADLSETTVQTPDGEERLGGEAHSMVWDPSGERLAVLMKGNPRVQDGKPVILLFRTRNSPVFELLPCGIIQGEPGAQAQLITFHPSFNKGALLSVCWSTGRIAHIPLYFVNAQFPRFSPVLGRTQEPPAGGGGSTHDLPLFTETSPTSAPWDPLSGPPPAQSHSPHSHF from the exons ATGTGCTCCCTGGGATTGTTCCCTCCGCCGCCGCCTAGGGGTCAAGTCACCCTATACGAGCACAATAACGAGTTGGCGACAGGCAATAGCTATGAGAGTCCGCCTCCCGACTTCCGGGGCCAG TGGATCAATCTTCCTGTCCTGAACCTGACGAAGGATCCCCTGAAGACCCCTGGGAGGCTGGACCATGGCACAAGAACTGCCTTCATCCATCACCGGGAGCAAGTGTGGAAGAGATGCATCAACATATG GCGTGATATGGGCCTTTTTGGGGTGCTGAATGAAATTGCGAACTCAGAGGAGGAAG TGTTTGAGTGGGTGAAGACAGCGTCCAGCTGGGCCCTGGCACTCTGTCGATGGGCCTCCTCCCTCCACGGGTCCCTGTTCCCCCATCTGTCG CTTAGGAGTGAAGATCTGATTGCTGAATTTGCCCAAGTCACAAACTG GTCCAGCTGCTGCTTGCGGGTCTTTGCCTGGCATCCTCACACCAACAAGTTCGCAGTGGCCCTGCTAGATGACTCGATCCGTGTGTATAATGCCAGCAG CACTACAGTCCCGTCCCTGAAGCACCGGCTGCAGCGAAACGTGGCAGCCCTGGCCTGGAAGCCCCTTAGTGCCTCTGTCCTGGCTGTGGCCTGCCAGACCTGCATTCTCATCTGGACCCTGGACCCCACCTCTCTGTCTACCCG ACCTTCCTCGGGTTGTGCCCAAGTGCTGTCTCACCCTGGGCACACACCTGTCACCAGCTTGGCCTGGGCGCCCAGTGGGGGACGGCTGCTCTCAGCATCACCCGTGGATGCTGCTATTCTG GTATGGGATGTCTCTACAGAGACCTGTGTTCCCCTTCCCTGGTTTCGGGGAGGTGGGGTTACCAATCTGCTCTGGTCTCCAGATGGCAGCAAAGTCCTGGCTACCACTCCTTCAGCTGTCTTTcg GGTCTGGGAGGCCCAGATGTGGACTTGCGAGAGGTGGCCTACTCTATCGGGGCGGTGTCAG ACTGGCTGCTGGAGCCCAGATGGAAACCGGCTGCTGTTCACTGTATTGGGGGAACCACTCATTTATTCCTTATCATTCCCAGAACGTTGCG gggagggaaaggggcacGTTGGAGGTGCCAAGTCAGCCACCATTGTGGCTGATCTGTCTGAGACAACAGTACAGACACCAGATGGAGAGGAAAG ACTTGGGGGAGAGGCTCACTCCATGGTCTGGGACCCCAGTGGGGAGCGTCTAGCTGTGCTCATGAAAG GAAATCCACGGGTCCAGGATGGTAAACCAGTCATCCTCCTTTTTCGCACTCGAAACAGCCCCGTGTTTGAGCTGCTTCCTTG TGGCATTATCCAGGGGGAGCCAGGGGCCCAGGCACAGCTCATcactttccatccttccttcaaCAAAggggctctgctcagtgtg tGCTGGTCCACTGGCCGAATTGCCCACATCCCTCTGTACTTTGTTAATGCCCAGTTTCCACGTTTTAGCCCGGTGCTTGGCCgaacccaggagcccccagctgGGGGTGGAGGCTCTACTCATGATTTGCCCCTCTTTACTGAGACATCCCCAACCTCTGCCCCGTGGGACCCTCTCTCAGGGCCACCGCCTGCCCAGTCCCACTCTCCTCACTCCCACTTCTAA
- the AAAS gene encoding aladin isoform X2, whose translation MGAGPGKMGDLRPRSRAGVAVLRLAKEAAWPRLETRRWINLPVLNLTKDPLKTPGRLDHGTRTAFIHHREQVWKRCINIWRDMGLFGVLNEIANSEEEVFEWVKTASSWALALCRWASSLHGSLFPHLSLRSEDLIAEFAQVTNWSSCCLRVFAWHPHTNKFAVALLDDSIRVYNASSTTVPSLKHRLQRNVAALAWKPLSASVLAVACQTCILIWTLDPTSLSTRPSSGCAQVLSHPGHTPVTSLAWAPSGGRLLSASPVDAAILVWDVSTETCVPLPWFRGGGVTNLLWSPDGSKVLATTPSAVFRVWEAQMWTCERWPTLSGRCQTGCWSPDGNRLLFTVLGEPLIYSLSFPERCGEGKGHVGGAKSATIVADLSETTVQTPDGEERLGGEAHSMVWDPSGERLAVLMKGNPRVQDGKPVILLFRTRNSPVFELLPCGIIQGEPGAQAQLITFHPSFNKGALLSVCWSTGRIAHIPLYFVNAQFPRFSPVLGRTQEPPAGGGGSTHDLPLFTETSPTSAPWDPLSGPPPAQSHSPHSHF comes from the exons ATGGGGGCGGGGCCCGGGAAAATGGGGGACCTGAGGCCCCGCAGCCGGGCGGGGGTTGCGGTTCTCCGCCTGGCCAAGGAAGCAGCCTGGCCCAGACTTGAGACTAGAAGG TGGATCAATCTTCCTGTCCTGAACCTGACGAAGGATCCCCTGAAGACCCCTGGGAGGCTGGACCATGGCACAAGAACTGCCTTCATCCATCACCGGGAGCAAGTGTGGAAGAGATGCATCAACATATG GCGTGATATGGGCCTTTTTGGGGTGCTGAATGAAATTGCGAACTCAGAGGAGGAAG TGTTTGAGTGGGTGAAGACAGCGTCCAGCTGGGCCCTGGCACTCTGTCGATGGGCCTCCTCCCTCCACGGGTCCCTGTTCCCCCATCTGTCG CTTAGGAGTGAAGATCTGATTGCTGAATTTGCCCAAGTCACAAACTG GTCCAGCTGCTGCTTGCGGGTCTTTGCCTGGCATCCTCACACCAACAAGTTCGCAGTGGCCCTGCTAGATGACTCGATCCGTGTGTATAATGCCAGCAG CACTACAGTCCCGTCCCTGAAGCACCGGCTGCAGCGAAACGTGGCAGCCCTGGCCTGGAAGCCCCTTAGTGCCTCTGTCCTGGCTGTGGCCTGCCAGACCTGCATTCTCATCTGGACCCTGGACCCCACCTCTCTGTCTACCCG ACCTTCCTCGGGTTGTGCCCAAGTGCTGTCTCACCCTGGGCACACACCTGTCACCAGCTTGGCCTGGGCGCCCAGTGGGGGACGGCTGCTCTCAGCATCACCCGTGGATGCTGCTATTCTG GTATGGGATGTCTCTACAGAGACCTGTGTTCCCCTTCCCTGGTTTCGGGGAGGTGGGGTTACCAATCTGCTCTGGTCTCCAGATGGCAGCAAAGTCCTGGCTACCACTCCTTCAGCTGTCTTTcg GGTCTGGGAGGCCCAGATGTGGACTTGCGAGAGGTGGCCTACTCTATCGGGGCGGTGTCAG ACTGGCTGCTGGAGCCCAGATGGAAACCGGCTGCTGTTCACTGTATTGGGGGAACCACTCATTTATTCCTTATCATTCCCAGAACGTTGCG gggagggaaaggggcacGTTGGAGGTGCCAAGTCAGCCACCATTGTGGCTGATCTGTCTGAGACAACAGTACAGACACCAGATGGAGAGGAAAG ACTTGGGGGAGAGGCTCACTCCATGGTCTGGGACCCCAGTGGGGAGCGTCTAGCTGTGCTCATGAAAG GAAATCCACGGGTCCAGGATGGTAAACCAGTCATCCTCCTTTTTCGCACTCGAAACAGCCCCGTGTTTGAGCTGCTTCCTTG TGGCATTATCCAGGGGGAGCCAGGGGCCCAGGCACAGCTCATcactttccatccttccttcaaCAAAggggctctgctcagtgtg tGCTGGTCCACTGGCCGAATTGCCCACATCCCTCTGTACTTTGTTAATGCCCAGTTTCCACGTTTTAGCCCGGTGCTTGGCCgaacccaggagcccccagctgGGGGTGGAGGCTCTACTCATGATTTGCCCCTCTTTACTGAGACATCCCCAACCTCTGCCCCGTGGGACCCTCTCTCAGGGCCACCGCCTGCCCAGTCCCACTCTCCTCACTCCCACTTCTAA
- the SP7 gene encoding transcription factor Sp7 isoform X2, with the protein MLTAACSKFGGTSPLRDSATLGKAGAKKPYPVGSDLSAPKTMGDAYPAPFTSTNGLLPPAGSPPAPTSGYANDYPPFSHSFPGPTGTQDPGLLVPKGHSSSDCLPSVYTSLDMAHPYGSWYKAGIHAGISPGPGNAPTPWWDMHPGGNWLGGGQGQGDGLQGTLPTGPAQPPLNPQLPTYPSDFAPLNPAPYPAPHLLQPGPQHVLPQDVYKPKAVSNSGQLEGSGGAKTPRGAGTGGSGGYGGGGAGRSSCDCPNCQELERLGAAAAGLRKKPIHSCHIPGCGKVYGKASHLKAHLRWHTGERPFVCNWLFCGKRFTRSDELERHVRTHTREKKFTCLLCSKRFTRSDHLSKHQRTHGEPGPGPPASGPKELGEGRSAGEEEASQTPRPSASPAPPEKAPEGSPEQSNLLEI; encoded by the coding sequence ATGCTGACGGCAGCTTGCAGCAAATTTGGTGGCACCAGCCCTCTGCGGGACTCAGCGACACTGGGCAAAGCAGGCGCCAAGAAGCCATACCCTGTGGGCAGTGACCTTTCAGCCCCGAAAACCATGGGGGATGCCTACCCAGCCCCCTTTACAAGCACCAATGGGCTCCTCCCACCTGCAGGCAGTCCTCCTGCGCCCACCTCGGGCTATGCCAATGACTACCCTCCTTTTTCCCATTCGTTCCCTGGGCCCACGggcacccaggaccctgggctacTAGTGCCCAAGGGCCACAGCTCTTCTGACTGCCTGCCCAGTGTCTACACCTCTCTGGACATGGCACACCCCTACGGCTCCTGGTACAAGGCAGGCATCCACGCAGGCATCTCACCGGGCCCAGGCAACGCTCCTACTCCTTGGTGGGACATGCACCCTGGGGGCAACTGGCTAGGTGGTGGGCAGGGCCAGGGTGATGGGCTGCAAGGGACACTGCCCACAGGTCCGGCTCAGCCTCCACTGAACCCCCAGCTGCCCACCTACCCGTCCGACTTCGCCCCCCTTAATCCAGCTCCCTACCCGGCTCCTCACCTCCTGCAGCCAGGGCCCCAGCATGTCTTGCCCCAAGACGTCTATAAACCCAAGGCAGTGAGCAACAGCGGGCAGCTGGAGGGGAGCGGTGGGGCCAAGACCCCGCGGGGGGCCGGCACTGGGGGCAGCGGCGGATACGGAGGCGGTGGAGCAGGGCGCTCCTCCTGCGACTGCCCCAACTGCCAGGAGCTTGAGCGCCTGGGGGCGGCAGCCGCTGGGCTGCGGAAGAAGCCCATCCACAGCTGCCACATCCCCGGCTGCGGCAAGGTGTACGGCAAGGCGTCGCACCTGAAGGCGCATCTGCGCTGGCACACGGGCGAGCGGCCCTTCGTCTGCAACTGGCTCTTCTGCGGCAAGCGCTTCACCCGTTCGGACGAGCTGGAGCGCCACGTGCGCACCCACACCCGGGAGAAGAAGTTCACCTGTCTGCTCTGCTCCAAGCGCTTTACCCGGAGTGACCACCTGAGCAAACACCAACGTACCCATGGCGAGCCAGGCCCAGGACCCCCTGCCAGCGGCCCCAAGGAACTGGGGGAGGGCCGCAGTGCAGGGGAAGAGGAGGCCAGTCAGACGCCCCGACCTTcagcctccccagcacccccagagAAAGCCCCTGAAGGCAGCCCAGAGCAGAGCAATTTGCTGGAGATCTGA
- the SP7 gene encoding transcription factor Sp7 isoform X1 gives MASSLLEEEAHYGSSPLAMLTAACSKFGGTSPLRDSATLGKAGAKKPYPVGSDLSAPKTMGDAYPAPFTSTNGLLPPAGSPPAPTSGYANDYPPFSHSFPGPTGTQDPGLLVPKGHSSSDCLPSVYTSLDMAHPYGSWYKAGIHAGISPGPGNAPTPWWDMHPGGNWLGGGQGQGDGLQGTLPTGPAQPPLNPQLPTYPSDFAPLNPAPYPAPHLLQPGPQHVLPQDVYKPKAVSNSGQLEGSGGAKTPRGAGTGGSGGYGGGGAGRSSCDCPNCQELERLGAAAAGLRKKPIHSCHIPGCGKVYGKASHLKAHLRWHTGERPFVCNWLFCGKRFTRSDELERHVRTHTREKKFTCLLCSKRFTRSDHLSKHQRTHGEPGPGPPASGPKELGEGRSAGEEEASQTPRPSASPAPPEKAPEGSPEQSNLLEI, from the exons ATGGCGTCCTCCCTGCTTGAG GAGGAAGCTCACTATGGCTCCAGTCCCCTGGCCATGCTGACGGCAGCTTGCAGCAAATTTGGTGGCACCAGCCCTCTGCGGGACTCAGCGACACTGGGCAAAGCAGGCGCCAAGAAGCCATACCCTGTGGGCAGTGACCTTTCAGCCCCGAAAACCATGGGGGATGCCTACCCAGCCCCCTTTACAAGCACCAATGGGCTCCTCCCACCTGCAGGCAGTCCTCCTGCGCCCACCTCGGGCTATGCCAATGACTACCCTCCTTTTTCCCATTCGTTCCCTGGGCCCACGggcacccaggaccctgggctacTAGTGCCCAAGGGCCACAGCTCTTCTGACTGCCTGCCCAGTGTCTACACCTCTCTGGACATGGCACACCCCTACGGCTCCTGGTACAAGGCAGGCATCCACGCAGGCATCTCACCGGGCCCAGGCAACGCTCCTACTCCTTGGTGGGACATGCACCCTGGGGGCAACTGGCTAGGTGGTGGGCAGGGCCAGGGTGATGGGCTGCAAGGGACACTGCCCACAGGTCCGGCTCAGCCTCCACTGAACCCCCAGCTGCCCACCTACCCGTCCGACTTCGCCCCCCTTAATCCAGCTCCCTACCCGGCTCCTCACCTCCTGCAGCCAGGGCCCCAGCATGTCTTGCCCCAAGACGTCTATAAACCCAAGGCAGTGAGCAACAGCGGGCAGCTGGAGGGGAGCGGTGGGGCCAAGACCCCGCGGGGGGCCGGCACTGGGGGCAGCGGCGGATACGGAGGCGGTGGAGCAGGGCGCTCCTCCTGCGACTGCCCCAACTGCCAGGAGCTTGAGCGCCTGGGGGCGGCAGCCGCTGGGCTGCGGAAGAAGCCCATCCACAGCTGCCACATCCCCGGCTGCGGCAAGGTGTACGGCAAGGCGTCGCACCTGAAGGCGCATCTGCGCTGGCACACGGGCGAGCGGCCCTTCGTCTGCAACTGGCTCTTCTGCGGCAAGCGCTTCACCCGTTCGGACGAGCTGGAGCGCCACGTGCGCACCCACACCCGGGAGAAGAAGTTCACCTGTCTGCTCTGCTCCAAGCGCTTTACCCGGAGTGACCACCTGAGCAAACACCAACGTACCCATGGCGAGCCAGGCCCAGGACCCCCTGCCAGCGGCCCCAAGGAACTGGGGGAGGGCCGCAGTGCAGGGGAAGAGGAGGCCAGTCAGACGCCCCGACCTTcagcctccccagcacccccagagAAAGCCCCTGAAGGCAGCCCAGAGCAGAGCAATTTGCTGGAGATCTGA